Proteins encoded in a region of the Pelmatolapia mariae isolate MD_Pm_ZW linkage group LG16_19, Pm_UMD_F_2, whole genome shotgun sequence genome:
- the rprma gene encoding protein reprimo A has protein sequence MNNTGFNQTESGLFNKTEEFFCCNFSSVVTDNGFVAAAPDERSLFIMRVVQIAVMCVLSLTVVFGIFFLGCNLLIKSEGMINFLVTDRRPSKEAEAVIVGAY, from the coding sequence ATGAATAACACCGGCTTCAACCAAACAGAGAGCGGCCTTTTCAACAAgacagaggagtttttttgctGCAACTTTTCATCCGTGGTGACTGATAATGGCTTTGTGGCAGCCGCTCCGGATGAGAGGAGCCTCTTCATCATGAGGGTGGTCCAGATAGCCGTCATGTGTGTTTTATCCCTCACGGTGGTGTTTGGCATATTTTTCTTAGGCTGCAATCTCCTCATAAAGTCAGAGGGGATGATTAACTTTTTGGTAACGGACAGAAGACCGTCAAAAGAAGCGGAAGCAGTTATTGTTGGAGCCTACTGA